The sequence AAACTGGGCGCCGACGTGCAGGTCGTGGAGATTCTCGACGACGTGCTCCCGGGGTACGGCGCCCGACTCGTCCGTCCGGTAAAACGCCGCGCCGAGGAACTGGGAATCGACATCTCCTTCGGCGAGGCCGCCGCCGACTGGGAGAAAGCGGGGGACGGTGTCGTCGTCACCACCGAGACGGAGGAGGGAGAGCAGACCACCTACGAGGCCGAGATGGCGATCGTCGCGGTCGGCCGAGAGGCCGTGACGGACACGGTCGACCTGGACGCGATCGGGCTCGAACCGAACGACGCCGGTTTCCTCGAAATCGACGAGGAGGCGCGAACCGACCTCGATCACGTCTTTGCGGTCGGCGACGTGGCCGGCGAGCCGCTCCTCGCGCACAAGGCGAGCGCGGAGGGGATCGTGGCGGCCGAGGTGGCCGCCGGCGAAGCGTCCACCCTCGATCACGAGGCCATCCCGGCAGCGGTGTTCACCGACCCCGAGATCGGCACCGTCGGATTGACCGAGGCAGCGGCCGAGGAGGCCGGATTCGATCCCGTCGTGGGCACGTTCCGGTTCGGCGCCAACGGCAGAGCACTGACCACCGGTCACGCGGACGGGATGGTCCGGATCGTCGCCGACGGGGGGACAGGAGGTATTCTGGGCGCACAGATCGTGGGTCCGGAGGCCTCCGAACTCATCGCCGAACTGGGCCTCGCCGTCGAGACCGGGGCGACCCTCGAGGACGTGGCCGGCACGATCCATAGCCATCCGACGCTCTCCGAGAGCGTCATGGAAGCCGCAGAGCACGCCCTCGGGCGGGCGATTCATACTGCAAATCGCTGAGGAGACGGACAGTCGACCGCGACGTCCCACCTCCCGGTCCCCACCCCCGAATCGCAAAACTCGACGGTCCTCGACGCGACTGGTGGATCGGCGACGCCCTTTTTACCCGTTCCCGAGTACGCCGTTCCATGAAAACGGTCACCCTGGGACCCGAGGGAACGTACTCCCACCGGGCAGCCGACGCCGTCGCGGACGGCGACATCCACTTTCGAGAATCGGTCTACGATATCGTCGACGGCGTCGCCTCCGACGAGTTCGATCGGGGCGTCGTCCCCATCGAGAACAGCATCGAAGGGAGCGTCACCGAGACGCTCGACGCACTCGCCGATCTCGAGATAGCGGTCGTGCGCGAGGTCGTCACCCCCATTCGCCACGCGCTCCTCGCCCAGAACGACGATTTCGAGACCGTGGCGAGCCACTCCCAGGCCCTCGCCCAGTGTCGAGAATACCTCGAGGAGACTCACCCCGACGTCGACCTCGAGGCGGTCGCGAGCACCGCCCGCGGCGTCGAGCGCGCCCGAGAGGACGCATCGATCGCGGGCATCGGCCACCCGGACAACGCCGACGAGACCCTCTCGGTCCTGGCCGAGGATATCCAGGACCGCAATTCCAACGCGACGCGGTTTTTCGTCGTCGCCAGCCCGGCGGAGCGATCGGAGGCCGGGGGGAAGACGACGCTCGTCGTCTATCCGAGCGAGAACTATCCCGGCCTGCTCCTGGAGTTGCTCCAGCCCTTTGCCGAACGTGACATCAACCTCACCCGGCTGGAATCCCGACCGAGCGGCGAACGGCTGGGCGATTACATGTTCCACATCGACGTCACGGCCGGTCTGTACGAGGATCGGATGCAGGACGCCATCGCGGACCTCGAAGCGCTGGCGGCGAACGGCTGGGTGCGACCCCTCGGCTCGTACGACGTCGAACACGTCGTGTGACTCCGGCGGCGATCGCCCGGCCGCTATCTTTTTGTTCTTTGCGAGACAACGTGACAATGACATGCGACGAAACAACCCCTTCGAGGACATCGAGCGAATGTTCGAACGAATGAGCAAGC is a genomic window of Halanaeroarchaeum sulfurireducens containing:
- the lpdA gene encoding dihydrolipoyl dehydrogenase, whose translation is MVTGDVPNETELAVIGAGSGGYVTAIRAGQLGLDVTLIESDAIGGVCLNYGCIPSKALITAADVAYEAGHAESMGVYADPDVRMDEMRSWKDGVVDRLTGGVEKLCEANGATIVEGRAEFVDEHTLRVVHDGEGSDPAHLTFDNAVIATGSRPIEVPGFAFDGESILSSREVLDLETVPNSVLIVGAGYIGMELSTVLAKLGADVQVVEILDDVLPGYGARLVRPVKRRAEELGIDISFGEAAADWEKAGDGVVVTTETEEGEQTTYEAEMAIVAVGREAVTDTVDLDAIGLEPNDAGFLEIDEEARTDLDHVFAVGDVAGEPLLAHKASAEGIVAAEVAAGEASTLDHEAIPAAVFTDPEIGTVGLTEAAAEEAGFDPVVGTFRFGANGRALTTGHADGMVRIVADGGTGGILGAQIVGPEASELIAELGLAVETGATLEDVAGTIHSHPTLSESVMEAAEHALGRAIHTANR
- the pheA gene encoding prephenate dehydratase, translating into MKTVTLGPEGTYSHRAADAVADGDIHFRESVYDIVDGVASDEFDRGVVPIENSIEGSVTETLDALADLEIAVVREVVTPIRHALLAQNDDFETVASHSQALAQCREYLEETHPDVDLEAVASTARGVERAREDASIAGIGHPDNADETLSVLAEDIQDRNSNATRFFVVASPAERSEAGGKTTLVVYPSENYPGLLLELLQPFAERDINLTRLESRPSGERLGDYMFHIDVTAGLYEDRMQDAIADLEALAANGWVRPLGSYDVEHVV